One window from the genome of Oryza glaberrima chromosome 3, OglaRS2, whole genome shotgun sequence encodes:
- the LOC127767762 gene encoding uncharacterized protein LOC127767762 isoform X2, whose protein sequence is MVDTLVANQTSMMAQNERLEKQYEELKSMLLASQGHAPITRSPVPKSATKHQLEELDDVNYNNHAPSLSSRNKKTLPRSEPYSKVTSASLQKQRFRSPQLELNKQTEPCSKVTPPCQRKKKLRSPPLELNKENMLPPTVIQRKSKKPTPSELNLQHRKRKFQTLLHEELEVGSKEETTLKCGMEVGITSPTSGKMVALGTIQKTDRNAISIDGKALNDCVDILVNAVFNQHTILPRANGMINILGNAQARCIPWPRENLIHPNGKALYSKVLTAVRHISSDQGDISAPRRQIHDLTYKENIGHEDVHSRTRSLGKASAGSLSAIKFSNSQVLTTSRF, encoded by the exons ATGGTGGATACATTAGTAGCAAATCAGACTTCGATGATGGCTCAAAATGAAAGATTGGAGAAACAATATGAGGAATTAAAAAGTATGTTGCTAGCTTCTCAAGGGCATGCACCTATAACTAGGAGTCCCGTGCCTAAGTCAGCAACTAAACATCAATTGGAG GAGTTGGATGATGTGAATTACAATAATCATGCACCATCACTTTCATCTAGAAACAAGAAAACACTTCCACGATCAGAG CCATATAGTAAAGTGACATCTGCTTCTCTACAAAAACAGAGATTTAGATCTCCTCAGCTAGAATTGAACAAACAAACAGAG CCATGTAGTAAAGTGACACCACCTTGTCAACGAAAAAAGAAGCTTCGATCTCCTCCATTAGAATTGAACAAGGAGAATATGCTGCCGCCAACTGTTATCCAGCGCAAATCAAAGAAACCAACACCATCTGAGCTCAATCTACAACACAGAAAAAGAAAGTTTCAAACACTACTCCATGAGGAGCTTGAG GTTGGGTCTAAGGAAGAAACTACTTTAAAATGTGGCATGGAAGTTGGCATAACATCTCCAACAAGTGGAAAAATGGTTGCGCTAGGTACCATTCAGAAGACGGACAGGAATGCTATCTCTATCGATGGCAAGGCACTAAATGATTGTGTAGATATACTTGTTAACGCCGTATTCAACCAGCACACCATACTGCCTCGTGCAAATGGAATGATCAACATACTAGGAAATGCTCAAGCCCGTTGCATCCCGTGGCCACGAGAAAAT CTCATCCATCCTAATGGCAAAGCACTATATTCCAAG GTGTTAACTGCTGTTAGACACATCTCATCTGACCAAGGAGACATATCTGCACCAAGGAGACAAATACATGATCTAACATACAAGGAGAACATAGGACATGAAGATGTACATTCTAGGACAAGAAGTCTTGGAAAAGCCAGCGCTGGTTCCTTAAGTGCTATCAAGTTCAGTAATAGCCAAGTTCTAACAACTTCACGGTTCTAG
- the LOC127767762 gene encoding uncharacterized protein LOC127767762 isoform X3: MVDTLVANQTSMMAQNERLEKQYEELKSMLLASQGHAPITRSPVPKSATKHQLEELDDVNYNNHAPSLSSRNKKTLPRSERFRSPQLELNKQTEPCSKVTPPCQRKKKLRSPPLELNKENMLPPTVIQRKSKKPTPSELNLQHRKRKFQTLLHEELEVGSKEETTLKCGMEVGITSPTSGKMVALGTIQKTDRNAISIDGKALNDCVDILVNAVFNQHTILPRANGMINILGNAQARCIPWPRENLIHPNGKALYSKVLTAVRHISSDQGDISAPRRQIHDLTYKENIGHEDVHSRTRSLGKASAGSLSAIKFSNSQVLTTSRF, from the exons ATGGTGGATACATTAGTAGCAAATCAGACTTCGATGATGGCTCAAAATGAAAGATTGGAGAAACAATATGAGGAATTAAAAAGTATGTTGCTAGCTTCTCAAGGGCATGCACCTATAACTAGGAGTCCCGTGCCTAAGTCAGCAACTAAACATCAATTGGAG GAGTTGGATGATGTGAATTACAATAATCATGCACCATCACTTTCATCTAGAAACAAGAAAACACTTCCACGATCAGAG AGATTTAGATCTCCTCAGCTAGAATTGAACAAACAAACAGAG CCATGTAGTAAAGTGACACCACCTTGTCAACGAAAAAAGAAGCTTCGATCTCCTCCATTAGAATTGAACAAGGAGAATATGCTGCCGCCAACTGTTATCCAGCGCAAATCAAAGAAACCAACACCATCTGAGCTCAATCTACAACACAGAAAAAGAAAGTTTCAAACACTACTCCATGAGGAGCTTGAG GTTGGGTCTAAGGAAGAAACTACTTTAAAATGTGGCATGGAAGTTGGCATAACATCTCCAACAAGTGGAAAAATGGTTGCGCTAGGTACCATTCAGAAGACGGACAGGAATGCTATCTCTATCGATGGCAAGGCACTAAATGATTGTGTAGATATACTTGTTAACGCCGTATTCAACCAGCACACCATACTGCCTCGTGCAAATGGAATGATCAACATACTAGGAAATGCTCAAGCCCGTTGCATCCCGTGGCCACGAGAAAAT CTCATCCATCCTAATGGCAAAGCACTATATTCCAAG GTGTTAACTGCTGTTAGACACATCTCATCTGACCAAGGAGACATATCTGCACCAAGGAGACAAATACATGATCTAACATACAAGGAGAACATAGGACATGAAGATGTACATTCTAGGACAAGAAGTCTTGGAAAAGCCAGCGCTGGTTCCTTAAGTGCTATCAAGTTCAGTAATAGCCAAGTTCTAACAACTTCACGGTTCTAG
- the LOC127767762 gene encoding uncharacterized protein LOC127767762 isoform X1 produces MVDTLVANQTSMMAQNERLEKQYEELKSMLLASQGHAPITRSPVPKSATKHQLEELDDVNYNNHAPSLSSRNKKTLPRSERFRSPQLELNKQTEPCSKVTSAPLQKQSFKSPRLELNKQAEPSCKVTSAPLQKQRFRSPQLELNKQTEPCSKVTPPCQRKKKLRSPPLELNKENMLPPTVIQRKSKKPTPSELNLQHRKRKFQTLLHEELEVGSKEETTLKCGMEVGITSPTSGKMVALGTIQKTDRNAISIDGKALNDCVDILVNAVFNQHTILPRANGMINILGNAQARCIPWPRENLIHPNGKALYSKVLTAVRHISSDQGDISAPRRQIHDLTYKENIGHEDVHSRTRSLGKASAGSLSAIKFSNSQVLTTSRF; encoded by the exons ATGGTGGATACATTAGTAGCAAATCAGACTTCGATGATGGCTCAAAATGAAAGATTGGAGAAACAATATGAGGAATTAAAAAGTATGTTGCTAGCTTCTCAAGGGCATGCACCTATAACTAGGAGTCCCGTGCCTAAGTCAGCAACTAAACATCAATTGGAG GAGTTGGATGATGTGAATTACAATAATCATGCACCATCACTTTCATCTAGAAACAAGAAAACACTTCCACGATCAGAG AGATTTAGATCTCCTCAGCTAGAATTGAACAAACAAACAGAG CCATGTAGTAAAGTGACATCTGCTCCTCTACAAAAACAAAGTTTTAAATCTCCTCGGCTAGAATTGAACAAACAAGCAGAG CCATCTTGTAAAGTGACATCTGCTCCTCTACAAAAACAGAGATTTAGGTCTCCTCAGCTAGAATTGAACAAACAAACAGAG CCATGTAGTAAAGTGACACCACCTTGTCAACGAAAAAAGAAGCTTCGATCTCCTCCATTAGAATTGAACAAGGAGAATATGCTGCCGCCAACTGTTATCCAGCGCAAATCAAAGAAACCAACACCATCTGAGCTCAATCTACAACACAGAAAAAGAAAGTTTCAAACACTACTCCATGAGGAGCTTGAG GTTGGGTCTAAGGAAGAAACTACTTTAAAATGTGGCATGGAAGTTGGCATAACATCTCCAACAAGTGGAAAAATGGTTGCGCTAGGTACCATTCAGAAGACGGACAGGAATGCTATCTCTATCGATGGCAAGGCACTAAATGATTGTGTAGATATACTTGTTAACGCCGTATTCAACCAGCACACCATACTGCCTCGTGCAAATGGAATGATCAACATACTAGGAAATGCTCAAGCCCGTTGCATCCCGTGGCCACGAGAAAAT CTCATCCATCCTAATGGCAAAGCACTATATTCCAAG GTGTTAACTGCTGTTAGACACATCTCATCTGACCAAGGAGACATATCTGCACCAAGGAGACAAATACATGATCTAACATACAAGGAGAACATAGGACATGAAGATGTACATTCTAGGACAAGAAGTCTTGGAAAAGCCAGCGCTGGTTCCTTAAGTGCTATCAAGTTCAGTAATAGCCAAGTTCTAACAACTTCACGGTTCTAG
- the LOC127768420 gene encoding uncharacterized protein LOC127768420 — MDPCFEMRKCYVALRESPIAYTRRLLRLCQWARLGQSSVRIHPGHGEEFAPRRVAPARPIEISRLIGRLTRIGRYTRHHETSNSAASIESNTSRRRNETALKFGGKKKAAKFSSDRSILLVRSAMAGRSSSSFRLLDLVRPFVPLLPEVREPDGRRVPFRRKLACTAAALFAFLACSQLPLYGLHRAAAAGGGADPFYWVRAILASNRGTVMELGITPVVTAGTLVQLLVGSNLVRADSSNPDDRALLSAAQKLLSIVITAGEATAYVLSGAYGSVGVLGAGNAVLVVLQLVLGGMVAIFLDELLQKGYGFGSGISLFTAANTCEGVVTRALSPATVDRGRGAEFVGAVTAAAHLLATRASKLSAVREAFFRGGGGGGLPDLRGLAATCAVFLAAVYLQGVRVALPVRPRNAPRGHRGGAYSVRLLYTSGMPVVLLSSAVSSLYLVSQALYRRFGGSLLVDLLGKWTPDAAVPVGGIAYYVTAPASAASASANPLHAAMYVAFVLAACAALSRAWVVGSGSSSRDAARQLREQQMVMPGMREASMQRELERYIPAAAALGGVCVGALTVAADLMGAVGSGAGMLLAVTTVYQCYEAFEKEKTY; from the exons ATGGACCCCTGCTTTGAGATGCGTAAATGCTACGTGGCTCTACGAGAGTCTCCCATAGCCTATACGAGGCGTCTTCTCCGTCTCTGTCAGTGGGCCCGGCTAGGCCAATCTTCTGTTCGTATCCACCCCGGCCACGGTGAAGAATTCGCGCCACGGCGAGTAGCTCCCGCACGTCCGATCGAGATCTCCCGCCTGATCGGACGGCTCACGCGCATCGGCCGGTACACGCGTCACCACGAGACCTCAAACTCCGCGGCGTCGATCGAGTCCAACACGAGTAGGAGACGAAACGAAACCGCCCTTAAATTCGGCGGGAAAAAAAAGGCTGCGAAATTCTCCTCAGATCGATCGATTTTGCTCGTCAGATCAGCCATGGCGggcaggtcgtcgtcgtcgttccggTTGCTTGACCTGGTCCGGCCGTTCGTGCCGCTGCTGCCGGAGGTGCGGGAGCCCGACGGCCGGCGCGTCCCGTTCCGGCGGAAGCTggcgtgcacggcggcggcgctcttcgCCTTCCTCGCCTGCAGCCAGCTGCCGCTCTACGGGCTCcacagggcggcggcggccggcggcggcgccgacccgTTCTACTGGGTCCGCGCCATCCTCGCCTCCAACCGCGGCACCGTCATGGAGCTCGGCATCACCCCCGTCGTCACCGCCGGCACCCTCGTCCAGCTCCTCGTCGGCTCCAACCTCGTCCGCGCCGACTCCTCCAATCCTGACGACCGCGCCCTCCT GAGCGCGGCGCAGAAGTTGCTCTCGATCGTGatcaccgccggcgaggcgacggcgtaCGTGCTGTCCGGGGCGTACGGGAGCGTCGGCGTGCTCGGCGCCGGCAACGCCGTGCTCGTCGTGCTGCAGCTCGTGCTCGGCGGCATGGTGGCCATCTTCCTCGACGAGCTCCTCCAGAAGGGGTACGGGTTCGGCTCCGGCATCTCCCTGTTCACCGCCGCCAACACCTGCGAGGGCGTCGTCACCAGGGCGCTCAGCCCGGCGACGGTggaccgcggccgcggcgccgagTTCGTGGGCGCGGTCACCGCCGCGGCGCACCTGCTGGCGACCAGGGCCAGCAAGCTGTCCGCGGTGCGCGAGGCCTtcttccgcggcggcggcggcggcggcctccccgaccTGCGCGGCCTGGCCGCCACCTGCGccgtcttcctcgccgccgtctaCCTCCAGGGCGTGCGCGTGGCGCTGCCGGTGCGGCCGCGGAACGCGCCgcgcggccaccgcggcggcgcctaCAGCGTCCGCCTCCTCTACACCTCCGGCATGCCCGTCGTGCTGCTCTCCTCGGCGGTCTCGTCGCTCTACCTCGTCTCCCAGGCGCTGTACCGCCGGTTCGGCGGGAGCCTCCTCGTCGACCTGCTCGGCAAGTGGACGCCggacgccgccgtccccgtcggcgGCATCGCCTACTACGTGActgcgccggcgagcgcggcgagcgcgtcggcgaACCCGCTCCACGCGGCGATGTACGTGGCGTTCGTGCTCGCGGCGTGCGCGGCGCTGTCCAGGGCGTGGGTGGTGGGGTCCGGGTCGTCGTCCCGGGACGCGGCGAGGCAGCTCCGGGAGCAGCAGATGGTGATGCCGGGGATGCGGGAGGCGAGCATGCAGAGGGAGCTGGAGCGGTacatcccggcggcggcggcgctcggcggcgtgTGCGTCGGCGCGCTGACGGTGGCCGCCGACCTGATGGGCGCcgtcggctccggcgccggGATGCTGCTCGCGGTGACCACCGTGTACCAGTGCTACGAGGCCTTCGAGAAGGAGAAAACCTATTag